The stretch of DNA TTTGAAGAATCAAAGCTCAAAGTTTTGTTCTTAGGGGATGACGAAGAGGAGACTAATCCAAGAAAACTTCCAAGAACTTACACGCTCACGCACAGTGATATCACCTCCAAGCTCACTCTGGCCATTTCTCATACAGTAAATAATTCCCAGGTTAACTTTTTTCTTGGTCAAATGAATTAAAAACCCAAAAAAGTAATGCTAAGGTTCTGAGCCGAAATTAGGTTGACTAGTTTGGAAACATGAATGTgtcttttttataatatttattaattaagttcGTGTTATTTTTGATTCATTGATTACGAAAATAAACACAGATAGGATTTTGGTAATTGATAATGTGCAGTTGCAAGGATGGTACAATAGATTTCAGAGGGACGAAGTGGTGGCGGAATGGAAGAAAATAAAAGGGAAGATGTCCCTTCACGTACATTGTCACATTAGTGGTGACCACCTTTGGTTAAATCTTTGTGCTGGACTCAGATATTACATCTTCTCCAAAGAACTCCCTGTGGTAAGATCTAATTAATCTCGGCTCTTGAGGGTAGTTTTGGTATTTAACATCCCAAGAACCCCATGCAAATTTCAATAAAAACATTATGATATTTCACAATATAAGTATTTTTTGGGAAAATTGTAAATTTGGACTTTCATGTTTGTCTATTTCCGATTTTTATCATCCATTTGTCGAATTTTAGTTTTAGTGTGTTATCTTTTCTATGTTCTTTGACGTCTAGTTTCATGTAAGAATAACCAACATTTCAAAACAAATTGCCAAAATCgacaaaaaaattgaaagataaatGATTAAAACTCAATTCTGTCACATAACAGACCAAATCCATAAAACGTATTTCGCTTATTATTCTTTCAAAGAAGATATCGATTGAGAGTGATCAATTCTTGTATCATCCATCGTCGACATTTCCATGTTGTATCGTATGATCGAGCCATCGAATTATCTAGATCTCACATGATCCAATCATTCCAACAACGttgttattattaattttttataaacagTTTTGGCTaacaaaattcaaataattGAATAGGTGTTGAAGGCCTTTGCCTGTGGAGACGAAAAGTTGTTCAACAGCTACCCGGAACTACAAGACTCGTTGGTTTGGGTCTACTTCCATTCCAACATCTCACGGTTCCACAAAATGGAATGTTGGGGCCCACTTAAAGGAAGTTGGGCTGCATGTGGTGGGCTCATTGAGCCACACAGAGAGAAGAAAACTTCACTTACTCCACAAATATGCGTAGAGAAATGCACATGCTGTTTCCCAGGGATGAGCCAAATCCATTGGGCCCAAAATTAGTGAAATTCattctttttaataaaattaataatgatTTAATGCGTAGATGTCATTTGAGTGAAATTCAATCGAAGGATTTGATTTAGAGAGAGAGAGTGTTTGATTTGGGAAGTGATTTGGGAAGACTCATCTAGGAATATGAACGGACTAGAATGTACTAGTTTCAATCTTTGATTAATAACAGATTTGAACGGATTCAGAGGattagaatatttttttaagaaaaattgtgtaTCTAAATAAATTAGTATAAGTTTCAAGTCAATTTTTAGTTTATTTATCAATtatattgatatgaaattggTCTTTGACTAATTACGAAATAGACTCAAACAGACTGATTAACCATACGTACAACCATCCAAGTCCATCTCGAAACAAGCCGATACCAATACATTTTGTTTATATATTCCAAGTAAAAAAttcgaattaattaaataaaacacgATATCGCTGATCTTGCATTATACTGAAGATTATACAATTTTGATGAAAAGATATTACAATTTTGAGGAAAcaaattacaatttttttttggatacaatatataattttttaaaaaaaatatagggAAAAAAACAAGGCAaatacttgtgtgagacggtctcacgggtcgtatttgtgcgacggatctcttatttggtccatctatgaaaaaaaatactattttttatgctaagaatactactttttattgtgaatatggataggattaatccgtctcacagattatgatccgtgagacggtctcacatgagacccactcaaaaaACAATAGACTGATTGGAGGCAAAATTGCAAATATCTGCATCCTCGTCGGTGGTAATTGATCACATGTCTTGAATTATTATCGTAATCAGAGAATTCTTGACCCTACAACAAACTATCGGCCCCCGCGTCGTCGATTCAGTTTTTTTGTCTTTACGCTATGGAAAAAAGAGTCACGAGCATGATTTTTGATTTTTCGATAAGATGGAATCCACGTAAAAACAAGCAAACTACCACTGCAATTGTAATAACAACGTGGTCGAATTGTTATTTTGCGCTTTAATCGGaatcaaaataaaatcaatatagGAGCAAAAATAAGATTTCTCattagaaaaataataaaatgattATTGATAAATTGGAAAGGACTCGGATCATTCTTAGACTCGGACGGAAAAATAAAACTTAAACGAGTCAAATTCCAATTTGCTGCAAAGGTTAGAGCATGTGTAAAATTTAGACAGTGTACTGTCACCCAACTAGGTACTTTAGCCCGACCAGAGTCCTCTAGCATGGACATAGCCTCTCACCTGGATATGGTACTTTAGCCCGACCAAGGTCCTCCAGCCGACCAGGGTCCTCCAGCCTAGCCAGGGTCCTCTCACTTGACCAGGGTCCTCTCGTCCGGACAGGGTTCAGGTCACCCGACCAATATGAGTCACCATACATCATTAGCATGATAATCAGTGTCCATGACAAAACCCGAACAGTATGAGTCGCCATGTCTACTGACAGATGACGGGGCATTGGCAGCTGACAGATGACATGTCATGGGCAGCTGTCATGTGATAGGGTATGAGCAGTTGTCATATCAAGAACAGTGTACATGCACTGTAATCGAGGTCATCTTCTCCGTTATAAACATTAGGTTTGCTCATTTGAGAAACATCACAATCTACTGCATTCAATAAATTATCTCTCTACTTGGTGAACCTtgtactgacttgagcgtcgaaGTGACTACATCGGAAACCTCTCTGGCATCCCACTGAGAGTATCTTGTTGAGTGTGTGCAGATTGTCTGACCCGAGGTCATTCCACCAAGGTGGGCAGAGCAAGCCAGATCACCCGAACAGACCAGGCCAGAGCACCCGGGGTCATCCCATCAAGTCGGGCAGATCAGGCCAGAGCAGCCGGCCAAACAAAGACAGATCACACGGACAAACCAGGACAAACCACCCGAAAGATCAGGACAAACCATCCGAGAGACCAGGCCACCCGGGATCATTCCATCAGGCTAGGTCATCACTCAAGCTCACCCAATCTATCCGGGATCATCAATTATCTGTGGTACAATGAAGCAGGCGGACGTTTTGGAGAACTGAGAAGCTATGGAGCATCAAATGAACTCCTACTTGCTGTACAATTTATCATCATTCAAGAAATGTATGCAATACATATTTACTACTAACTTTCTAAATTGTGAGAGAAGTCATCAGAGTGTCCAGCTGCATCACCTTTGCGAACCCGAGCCACGAGTTGTGCTTCTTCTCACTGAGTTGCACAAGACCAATCGAATGCTTCTGCATAGATGCAGCATCAAAGGTTATCAAATCTGCATTCTCCCGAGAGACGATGCTCCAATTTCAGTGCTCTGCAGAAGAGAAGGCTTTGAGTTTGCTCCACATACACAAAGCTACATGCAAAACGTGTTTGAGTGCAAAAATTCGAAAAATGGACGATCTATCAAGCCATAAGGCCCATAACCATCACCCGTCCCCATGGTAATTCAAAAACAGTAATATTTGGTTGCTTTTTGGgaaaataaatgttttattttCGAAAACCGAAAACAAACCATTTGCAGTTCATTAGTAGGCAAGGTCCAAGAATTTGGTGATTTATTTCATGCAGCCGCTGCTGAAAATAAACGGTTGTTATTAGatcaatatgttttttttttaaaaaaactatagATCATGCTTTTAGATCAACACCTTTTTATGTCATACATTATCAGACAAGTAGAAACAGTGTTGGAGGCAGGAGGATTTACTAAAACTTGAGCAGCAgcttaaataatttttcataattgaaACATGACAACAGTAAGATTAAATTACAGCAATACAAAACTAACATACTGTGAAATACAAGTACTTGCCAGAGATTTGGGAAGGGAACACGTTCCAGAATCTAAGTGTTTCATCTCCTGCTCCAGTCACAATAGTTTGCAAAAACCTCCACAAACAAAAATGATTAACGTATCTGTTATTTAAAAGCAGCATTATGAATTATAAACTAGTATTTCAGTCTTGTCTACAAAGCTTTCCACCCGGACATATGGCAAGGTAAAGTACCCGGTATGTATGGTCTGTAAGAGTTGCCAACTGCATTGGCCAACAAATACAAACCAAACTTCAATGATCGAAACAAGCAAAAAAAAGGCGAAAAATCAAATCATCAGTCCGGTTTTTTCCACATCAAAGTAGTTTATGTACCTTCGACATAATAGGATATCTCCACGCTATATTTGGTTCTGAGAGTATCCGTGGGTGCTCACACGTTCATTGACATTCTTCGATCACACAAGATTGCATACCTGCAACTGTTATATTTCAATTATGGGAACCTTAAAAACCCCAAAACTTCAAATTTTAAGTACTTCACACaaacttatttttcaaaatatccttaaatttttaaataaccATAAATTTTCTCCATTAGAACATGTTACACGAGATATGTAGTAAAATAGTTGGTGAAGTTTAATTTGCTTAATCACAAACATCATACAATATTCGATCCAACGTAGAGTAAACAAATAACAAAACGAACAACGAAATGTTTGAACTCAGTCTCTGACATTCCTTCCATCAACaaagcaaaatcaaagttttgAGAAAGATCCAACATAGCCCCCTTCAATAACAAGAACAAGACTTGCCATTACAGCATCATCACAAGCTAGCTAAAGGATTTTACTTAAAAAACCCAGCAGATAACAAGCAAAAGATGTATATTGTGTCATCCACAAActtaaaaagataaaaaatgAAGGACAAGCAGTTTACCTGGCTTCCAGTATATATCCACATGACTAAATTGCGAATTTGTAATTGTGTTCCAAAAATGAATGCATCGATCAGCAGTGCCAACTCCAGAAGCAAGGATTCCATGAATATGGGGCGACCATGTATTGCTTTTACGGCAGCAGTGTGTTCAGAGAGTATTTTAGCACCGGCTGAGCTGAATGATGGTTCCATATGAAGAGCTAAACAAGATAAAGGCACAAACATTAATCTGAATACACACTATCTAAAAATTGTAATcagaaatatttaaatgaaataaacTAACTTACCCTATTATCGTTTCCACCAGATGCTAATTCACGGTTGTCACTAGACCACTTAAATCCACAGACCTAAAACATTTGTGATTGATTGCCATAAGAACTATGATCCAAATAATGTGTGAATCCAAAAACAAAATGAAGGCTAGCTTTATAAAGGCCTGACCTCAGAGTTACGCCCAATTAGCTTGCTAACATAATTATTCTGAGCTATTACATCACGCTGAAGAATACTCTTGTCCCGGCTTCCTGAAGATGAAAGAGATGAACTCCAGGCAAGAGCACCAACACGAAACTTGTGTCTCTCCGTACTTCTTATTCTCTTGCAACAAGAGGCATCCCAGAAATGTATGGAAACGGAAACTACAGGACCATGGGAGCACAAAAATATGATGAGAAAACAAGATTCTAGTAAGTGATATAGTTCCATGAACCGGTTCAAGGAAACTGAAATCATTTTCCAGGGGATAAAGTGTACAGCCTAAGCGAAATCAAAAGTGAGTTTTTGTTTGCTTATAATCACAAAAATCAAAAATAATTGGGAAACTCTGGTTTCACAAACACTATTATGTCAAAGGAACTTAAAAAATGTACAAAGAAAAGGTTACAGAATGAGATGCCAACCATGTCCTATGAACTAATGCAACAGCTTAGTCAAAAATGGAAAGCAAACCGGTATTTTCCACTGTTAGTTCCGACAGCAAGATGCGTACCGTGATATGCCCAGCCAACGAACACATACTCTCATTAAGTCCCAAGTCACACAACTTCACTACCTGCATAACCATTGGAAAAAGCATATTTCATCATCTCAAGAGATTTATAACAGCATAAAGAGATTGAGAGAACAAAGTCCAACCTTGCAGCTAGAAGCATGCCATAGATAAACACAGTTTCCCAACCCGACGGCCAACACATTTTGCGAAGACCAGTCCACAAGGTTCAGATAAATATCATCTTGTAGTGCTGGTGCATCCAAAACCTAAGCCAAACACAATAAAAACCCATTATTTTTAGCGTTTCAAGTGCACACTCACTCATTCaaaacaagagaaaaccacACACAGGAACACgtaaatttgtcaaatttcactccAAAACGGAAAAAAGTTTGGTAAACAATCAAAACTACAAAATTCATCTTGTATTGCAGGTGCATCAAAAACCTATGCCAAACACAATAAAACCCATTATTTTTAAGCATTTTAAGAGCACAGGCGTTCaaaacaagagaaaaccacACACAGGAACACATAATCTGGACAAATTTAACCCCAAACGGGAAAACAGTTTTGTAGACATAATCAAAACTACAAAATTGACGTACCGAAGCTAAATTCAACCTAAAATACATAATGAGCAAACCATCGAGAAACAGTACTAATCAATGACACAGGAACAAAACCATAAATTTATATAGCTggcatttaataataataataataataataataataataatttatgatTAATCAATATTAACCTTCTTTTAATCATAATTTTTAGCAGAATTAtggaataaaaatttaatttggaGTTAGAGTCATATCAGAAAAACATTTTATGTCATTACATACGATAAAGTTAGTGCTAAACATTCCCAaagtaatattataaatatttgccAACTTTGTAAAACTAGTACTTTTGCCTTCCCTCCCCAAATCAAGGAAGGATACCTTTAAaaagaataatttaaaatcCATTCATCATAgaaaatattttgtgaaataattTCATGGATCGACTATATATTTGTGGTGAAATGTAAAAAATTTCATGAGTCAAATTCAATTGAAAATCTTATAAAATTGATCGTTGAGATTGACTTTTCCCAATTctcaaataaaagaataaattaCTCCAACTTACTCCAACATAAACACTTGTCTATGTAAATAAACTTGTTGTAAAGAAaagtattatttatattaaaatttaatttgatttttaattaatcaaaatattatatatctctaataaaaaatattacttatccAAATTTATATATGCTGACATGGAAAACCTGTCATAATTTACTAGTGAATTTCAAATGTCTTCCATATTTGTATTAtctatctattattattattaagaaTCTCGTAAGAAAGACAAAAAATTGGTCTGTTTTTTGTTTTCCAATTGTCCttatttgatatcaaaattacatttttgtttttattttttttaatttcaaaaagtatttttgtttctttttttttttaattacgaCGATTCAAATAACAGTTTATTTTctcgataatttgtcaaatttcactttagtccgtagataattataaaaaaattgtatacACGTACCACGTGTGCAAAGTAGCTGGTTATAAAAAATGATCTTATTACTGGATATTTTGTTGTAGTGTCCTAAGGTCAGATCCATCAGCTCCAAGTGAGCACGTGGATCCCATGGCCACAAAATCAACGGGAGTTGATGATGCAACAAATGTCTCCTTATTTTGTGATATGAGATAAGGTGTcaagtttgaaataaaataaaataatttgaacaaattaatttaatttaggataaagaatgaaaaaaaaacattacaAAAACAATTCAATTTAATGACGGTTTTCAAAAAGTTATCACTAAATTTAATAAAGGTTTTTGAATATTGTAGCTAAAAAGTTGTCGCTGAATTTAATTTATGCTACCCCGACAA from Primulina eburnea isolate SZY01 chromosome 6, ASM2296580v1, whole genome shotgun sequence encodes:
- the LOC140833534 gene encoding protein STAY-GREEN homolog, chloroplastic-like, giving the protein MGTLAAAASVFQTKLETSSFLHGTRRGTKKKQPIVPIARLIGPAIFEESKLKVLFLGDDEEETNPRKLPRTYTLTHSDITSKLTLAISHTVNNSQLQGWYNRFQRDEVVAEWKKIKGKMSLHVHCHISGDHLWLNLCAGLRYYIFSKELPVVLKAFACGDEKLFNSYPELQDSLVWVYFHSNISRFHKMECWGPLKGSWAACGGLIEPHREKKTSLTPQICVEKCTCCFPGMSQIHWAQN